Proteins from one Anaerobranca californiensis DSM 14826 genomic window:
- a CDS encoding polyprenyl synthetase family protein: MELLEVLKGYKELIDNNLCHFIPQDVPENLAKSMEYSLKAGGKRIRPLLLLLVCDHYKISREISLPLALSIEYIHTYSLIHDDLPSMDDDDYRRGKLTNHKVFGEGMAILAGDALLTQAFNIISEIKNLSADKKIKVISILSEAAGPSGMIKGQVLDLENEGKILTEEELKEIHINKTGKLLLAPLKMAAEICDLKDEEKKALEKYGESLGLTFQITDDILDICGNFQDMGKLSGSDEKLQKATYVSIKGLEKAKELAQYYAQLGVEALSEGNLQIPYLKEILTYLLTRKG, from the coding sequence GTGGAATTATTAGAAGTTTTAAAGGGTTATAAGGAGCTTATAGATAATAATCTGTGTCATTTTATTCCCCAAGATGTACCGGAAAATTTAGCAAAATCTATGGAATATAGTTTAAAGGCAGGGGGAAAAAGAATTCGTCCCCTTTTACTCTTATTGGTTTGCGATCATTATAAAATCTCTAGAGAAATTTCCCTCCCATTAGCATTAAGTATTGAATATATTCATACTTATTCCCTAATCCATGATGATTTACCCTCTATGGATGATGATGATTATCGGAGGGGGAAATTAACTAATCATAAAGTCTTTGGTGAGGGGATGGCTATTTTAGCAGGAGATGCTTTGCTAACCCAAGCCTTTAATATTATATCAGAGATTAAAAACTTATCGGCAGATAAAAAGATTAAAGTTATTAGTATTTTAAGTGAAGCAGCAGGTCCTTCTGGGATGATTAAAGGGCAAGTTTTAGATCTTGAAAATGAGGGTAAAATATTAACTGAGGAAGAATTAAAGGAAATCCATATTAATAAAACAGGAAAACTACTATTAGCCCCCCTTAAAATGGCTGCTGAAATTTGTGATTTAAAAGATGAAGAAAAAAAAGCTTTAGAAAAATACGGTGAATCTCTAGGCTTGACATTCCAGATTACCGATGATATACTAGATATTTGCGGTAACTTTCAAGATATGGGTAAACTCTCAGGAAGTGATGAAAAACTTCAAAAAGCAACTTATGTCAGCATTAAGGGTTTAGAAAAAGCTAAGGAATTAGCCCAATATTATGCCCAATTAGGTGTTGAAGCTCTATCTGAAGGGAATTTGCAAATTCCATATTTAAAAGAAATATTAACATATCTTCTAACGAGAAAAGGGTAA
- the xseB gene encoding exodeoxyribonuclease VII small subunit, whose amino-acid sequence MEKKFEEAYNELRGIVKSLEEGNLELEEAIKKFEEGMALLNFCKEKIQKAEQKIESLTEKVE is encoded by the coding sequence ATGGAAAAGAAGTTTGAAGAAGCTTATAATGAACTTCGGGGGATTGTTAAAAGTTTAGAAGAGGGCAACCTTGAGTTAGAAGAAGCTATAAAGAAATTTGAAGAAGGTATGGCTTTATTAAACTTTTGTAAAGAAAAAATTCAAAAAGCAGAACAAAAAATTGAAAGTTTAACAGAAAAAGTAGAGTAA